The genomic segment GCAGGTACTGGGTACTGGCGGTAGTTTGAATTTGACATATTTAGCTCTTGGATTTCACGAATTATCTCTTTATCGTATTCTAAacagaaatatgaaatatattgtttaaagtAAAGTGATATGCAGCAGGTCTTCAGGCGAATAGAATATTTCGTTGAATGTTGAAGTTAAGGTTTAAACCAGGGGGCGGcaaaccttttgtcgctcgcgggccaaaattaaggatatcaagtcattggcgggccgcacatatttttagaaagttgaaaaccgaacggatggtactttgtataataaaaatcaagcagtgatacatctctcgaatagaatatagatttatttcctcattgcatctcaaaaaatttcatttttatattttctgggCCATTATATCCTTCGGATTAAGCATAAACTTTTCTACGTTTggttgtcatttgtctaattataattaaattattggctcattaaacgagtaattgtgaactTTATGCATGTTAGATTATAATGTGATTTAGtcttacaataaattctgttacttaaagaatataatcgtcgaaacaactgttttgttactataattcagtaaagcgtcgcgggccggattatattgctccgcgggccgtaggttgccgacccctggtttaaatgTTATGCAGGAGAAGGGCCACCGCATTAGATGATAAAATTGGTAATTAGTCAGTTCGGTGTAGGGTTAGAAATagagattgcgctggaaattcaaaatgttaaatcattcctaactcGAACCCTAACTGGAAAATTactgattatttattttaaaacatggcGGGTGATTTCTACATAAGATCCAAAAGGAGTTTTATGAAGGATAAAtgaattttgtacaaaatttaCATTAAAGTAAGCTGCTAGCGATATCAATTGGCTTTATGGAAAAGAACAACCACAGACTAAGCATATACACATTAAATATAAGATTTTTGTACGTGGAAACAGTCTTTTTACAACATGACGGcaacaaaatacaaatttccGTTTTCAAACGTGCTAATTGATATGGTCAAAACATTATATTACTTGTTTTTTTTAGGAATTATTTGAACAACATATAACAACAGTAATTTTAAGAAGGGCTTTTGCAAATTCTTCCATGCCTATTTACGCCAACATATATGATGTTAGTACACGGAAAGCAGGAGAAAAGTTTCTTGTAAATCTATATGAATCTGGGGAATTTACAGAAAAATGGGACAGAGAAGAACTGACGGAAATGTTCGAAGAATATTTGGATGGTCAGAACAAGAATTTCAATGAAGTTTTATATCACATGAATCAATATCACCCAACCCTACTGTATGTAAAACGTAACACAGTTGTGGAATTTGTACGTGAAGAAACTGACAAATTGTACGATAGGTATCTGAGAAGAGATAATCAAGATAATTCATTATTTGATAATACGGATGAAAATCAGGATTATGGGAGAATAATACCAGGACGGAAGCCGAAATATCCGGGCGGTGCTATTCCTGCATCTCCATTGGCTTTGCACGCGTTTCAAATTTCGGATTCCAtaaggaaaatattttcaaattatgatGTAGTTGGCCACAGTGTTgaacaaaaaatgaaagattTACTGAAGGCTCCGttagtattttcaaaatatccagATAAATTTCATTCATTACTTTACATTGAAGAGTTGCAACACGAAGCAGATATGAGGAGGTATGACATGAAATCCACTACTCTGATTCGAGGAAGCAATAACAATAAACTATTTCTGCACGTTCCTGGATTAGCTGAGAAGCGGCCTTCAGTATTGAAGGGAGATCGTCTCTTGGCAAAGACATTGGACATGTATGGCGAACCTGGCAAAGATTGGTACGAAGGTTATGTTCATGGAGTAAGGCAAAATGATGTTGAGATtcaatttgacaaaaattttcaCAATGAGTATATCAGTGGAATGAGGATATATATCCAATTTAAACTGAATCGTCACCCATTGAAAATGATGCATAGGACACTCACATTGGTGGAAAAATTGGGaaacattctgtttcctgtcgATGACAGTTATCTACTGAGAGATGCTGAAAAGCCAAAACTGCCTTTAAAGACGGGGTTTATAGAAAATAACCCACATCAAGTAGCAGCAATTCAAAACATCGTGAAAGAAAATTCCTCGAAAATCTATATTATATATGGACCTCCAGGAACTGGAAAAACTGTTACAATGGTGGAATCAGTCTTTCAAACAATGGAAAAATATTCTGATTCCCATATCCTTGTTGCTGCACCATCTAACAGTGCATGTGAtttgttagcaaaacgattatTGAAACACGTCGACAAGAAAGACATTTGGCGTTTAACAGCGCCCTCGCGTATGAATATTCCAGAATCCATGGTGCAAATATCAAGGATTGGCACTTCGGCTTCAAGAGAAAACCTTAGTGAATACAAGATTATTGTCAGTACTTTGATAACGGCAGGAAGAATAGCATCTGCAAATTTCGAACCGAGGATTTTCGATAGAATTTTTATTGATGAATGTGGTCAATCTATGGAACCAGAATTATTGGTAGCAGTATCAGGAATAATAAGAGATGAAGGAAAAGTTGTTTTAGCAGGTGACCCAAAACAGTTGGGCCCGATAATTCGCTCTCGAATAGCCAAAAAACACGGATTACAAACTTCATTTCTGGAAAGATTGATGGGAAATCCATTGTACGAAAAGCAAAATGGCAAATTCAACGAACATAGAGTGACCAAGCTATTGAAAAATTACCGTTCCCACGAAGCcattataaaaatttcaaacgaAGAATTCTATGATAACGAATTAGAAGTTTGTGCTGACGAATTAATGCGAAATTCTCTGTGTTTGTGGGGAGAGCTTCCACAAAAAAATTTCCCGGTCATTTTTCATGACGTTCGAGGAAAAGATGAACAGAAAGTAGGGAG from the Styela clava chromosome 5, kaStyClav1.hap1.2, whole genome shotgun sequence genome contains:
- the LOC144422943 gene encoding putative helicase mov-10-B.1 is translated as MPIYANIYDVSTRKAGEKFLVNLYESGEFTEKWDREELTEMFEEYLDGQNKNFNEVLYHMNQYHPTLLYVKRNTVVEFVREETDKLYDRYLRRDNQDNSLFDNTDENQDYGRIIPGRKPKYPGGAIPASPLALHAFQISDSIRKIFSNYDVVGHSVEQKMKDLLKAPLVFSKYPDKFHSLLYIEELQHEADMRRYDMKSTTLIRGSNNNKLFLHVPGLAEKRPSVLKGDRLLAKTLDMYGEPGKDWYEGYVHGVRQNDVEIQFDKNFHNEYISGMRIYIQFKLNRHPLKMMHRTLTLVEKLGNILFPVDDSYLLRDAEKPKLPLKTGFIENNPHQVAAIQNIVKENSSKIYIIYGPPGTGKTVTMVESVFQTMEKYSDSHILVAAPSNSACDLLAKRLLKHVDKKDIWRLTAPSRMNIPESMVQISRIGTSASRENLSEYKIIVSTLITAGRIASANFEPRIFDRIFIDECGQSMEPELLVAVSGIIRDEGKVVLAGDPKQLGPIIRSRIAKKHGLQTSFLERLMGNPLYEKQNGKFNEHRVTKLLKNYRSHEAIIKISNEEFYDNELEVCADELMRNSLCLWGELPQKNFPVIFHDVRGKDEQKVGSPSFFNNKEVKIVQQYVENLLSDRRHRVTPEEIGIIAPNRSQVQGIRKKIKQPGIKIGSVEEFQGQERRVIIISTVRSNEENLKTDARFWLRLGLLADPKRFNVAVTRAKSLLVVIGNSKILCMDKYWRKLYDFCKNNNSFIGTTVAGSKILDLTTFM